Below is a window of Macadamia integrifolia cultivar HAES 741 unplaced genomic scaffold, SCU_Mint_v3 scaffold664, whole genome shotgun sequence DNA.
GGGTATTGGGTGTTGAATCTAGTGACCATATATTGAGTTCATGTTTCCTTACTCTTCACTCCTGATTTGCAAATAATTGGATAGTGGATGGAGATGTTATAGATTAGCATATGAAActgagaaaagggaaaaggaaaaagaaattctaaagttGCATTTATGTGACATCACATGACCAATCATCTGTcagatagatatatatatatatatatataattttattttttttatttgatgcaTCTCAATACTATAAGATCTTATATGGCACGTTTGCATTGAAAATATAAGCGGTACCATCACATGTTTTTTGTATTTAGCAAAAACCCTTTGAAGGTTCTAGTATGCCCTCTATGagaatgctatatatataattttattttttttatttgatgagtCCCAGTACTAAAAGATCTTATATGACACGTTTGCATTGAAAATGTAAGCGGTGTCATCACATGTTTTTtgtatttaacaaaaatcatttaaaaaaggGTTCTAGTATGCCTTCTATGAGAATGCTAAAGTTGAATATAGATAAGTAtatgaaattaagaaaaaataaaatgttaagGTTGCATGTATGCAACTTTACAAGGCCAATCAActctcaaataaataaatatttttattacaatTCTTCTTTCACAAATAGTGATGCTATTGTAACTTAATTTCTTTGTGTAAATAGATATGAGAATGTTGTTGCTCATGCTATTTTTAAATGGAGTTAGTTACCCTTGTTAAGGTTTTTAAGAGTTCTCGTTTTTCGAAAATCTTCTTAAATTTGTAATTTAATTTTTGTCCAATGAGACCTAAAAATTCCCAATCTATAAGGTGTTTGCAcacaaagagaaaaatagaataataaaAGATCTTGTATAACACGTTTGCATTGGAAATGTAAGTAATGTGTCATCACATGTTATTTGAATTTAACAAAACACTTTAGAAAAGAGGTTTTCGTGTTGCCCCTctattaaattatttttgtcattttgacTTTTCAATTGACACATCCACATGATAACATGAAGAACACTAAGAAGTGAATTATGATTCTGAGTGAACTTCCATTTGATATAGAGGAAAAAAGTTTTGAGGTTATGATTTGACTCTAAGAATGATGAGTCATATCTTGACTCTTAGGAGTGAAAGTTTCATATTGATGGGCTGGACTTATTTTGAGTTTGAACAAGGTTTGAGCTAAGATTTCTGACCCTAAAGAGCAGGTTTGGGCTAAAAATTAGACCCTAGTTtagggtagggttgggttgggttgggttaggttgggCATGTGTTGAAGCTTAGGCCTAGCTCGATCCCGCCCAACTCAGCCTTGATTTTAACTCTAAtttatatactataatttggggTTGTCATCCTATGattttattcagaataatgaaaTCTAGGCCATTGATTCTTAAGGTCAGGTGTCTTAAAATCTATTATTGTATTGCACTTGataattttaattgtatatagatcatttttatattttttttaatgcatagaATATAGATGACAAAAGTAAAGTCATTCAAGGTTAGCCCAACCCTGACAAAAATCATAGTCAACCTGGCTCAGTCAAAGTCAATTAGGGTCGGGTTGAGTTGGCATCAGCTTGACAAAGTTGAATTTTGGGAACCTAtgattgggttgggattttaagAAACCGACACTGTTTTACCACTACCATCACTAAAGATATTCTTTTCTCATCATGAGTGagaaatttttggttttttttttttaataaaaaatcaggGAAGGGGAAGCACACCACCCACCacgtctatctctcttcttttgaaaTGATCCCCTCCCCTTTCATATGATATCCCATATTGTGCCCCTTAGTGCTACCTGCTTGCTCATCACACACAAGTGGTGGGAagaagatcctctccaaccactGGGATGTTCAATGAGGCATTTAACAGTTGGGAAGACTTGGGAATGCCACTCATGTGTTGGGATGCATGTCTTGGTCCTCCTAACAGTAGGATGCCTCACTGAGCGTCCAActggttggagaggatctagatCCAACTATCCAAGTggtgtgtctatctctcttccaataataaataaaggtgaTAAATAAAAGAGCGAGACTCAAACCCTCTCTCATCGTTGGATGCTAACACAACATACGATGATTGAAACTATTGAATATACACTGCCAACAGTTGGAGAGGAtatccgagagagagagagagagagagagagagagagagaggacgcTGGTCCCATAAGATGCAGTAATAGGGCAGCATATTTCAGGCTAAAAGGACTTGAGAGTCCGCAGGCATTGCGCAGTTGTGCATGTGAATTGTCTTTTAAAGAAACAGAAGCCATTTTACGTACAAAAAACCTTACAAGTGTAGTAAGAAGATTTGACTGATCACTGTATCAAACACGTTGTGGACCTCCTTCGTCCTTCCCTCTCCATTATTGTTTGTGGGCACCAATTGGCACCAATTTTGTGGGGACATAATCTGCTCTCCCTCTACCTTTGGACAATAGATAATAACTAGCGGACAAATTTTGCAGCTAATTAAAGATGTTAGATGGTTTCTAATCTGACTTAGAAGGTTCCATGGCAGTTGGCACCAATCAATTGGAGTTGggttcctcccctcccctcccctcccctcccctccggGTAACCACCTCATTCCACCCCAATCAAATTTGTTTTAAGTATagcaaaaacaataataaaccAAGGGAGAATGATAGATCATAGGTGTGCCAATGGTATATGCTCAAGTTAGAAAACATCACTAATGGTGGAGATGTCAGATGAGGTATCATATAGGAGGGATAAGGAGTCAGAATTGGTACTAGTTTACGGTATACTTATAGCATACCTAACctttttcaataataaaaacaaataggGCACAAAAATCCTCAGAGAGGAATTAATGAGTGGCAGTGAGTACTCAACGGCTCGGGTGCATGCCAGGGTCCTCTCAACCATTGGGTCATCACTGCCACTCATTGCTAGGAGTAAGTAAGTATGGGGGACTGAAGGTTGTTTTTCATGCACCAGACACGTGGCTTACTGGATCAATTGCGACACGAATGGGAATGTATGCTACGAAAGAAAGGGTCGAGAGGCCTTCACCTCTGCTACTTTCTAGCTCTATCGCCTGCCCCATCTATGCTCTAGTGGCTCCGTACACTCTTGCTCTTTCTCCCGCCCTTGTTCCTGTCACAAGTTGTGCTCCCGTGACTCTCTGCACATCACATGATACTTGAAACTATCGATTGTTCGTAGAGTAGAACAATAGGGCATAGAagcaaacaacaacaacaacaatcggTCCAACAACATGAGCTAATCTTGGGGTCATTAAAGGAAATCGTTAGATTGACACGAAGAGTGCTATTGAGTAAGCCAACAAACAGGGTTGTCGGTTAGCTACAGAGGATTTGACTCCTAAAACAAGGGAGAGGGACAGGTATACCATCAGTATATGACAAAGTTAGGTGATAATACTAATAGAGACGCGGGATGAGATACGATAAAGAATCAATAGAGGGTCATTtcgaaaaagggaagagaaagatatTATGATGGACAAGAATGGTAGTGTACTTTATGGCTTTATGCTGCATTGCtgccaaaaaaaacaaaagagagtaaaacaAAAGAGAGTGCAGCCATTTCTCTTTAATTGTGCATTGTTCATTCTGGATCAAAATCCTtcctttatttttgttcttattcATTTGTGGATGTTGTACAACAAATAAGTCTTAGCCATTATTCATAGTCAGTAATAATAATTTTGAGGAAGAGTAGAAGTGAAGCCTAAGTATAGGTTGGCACCATTCTCTGTATGAGGAGTGTAAGGTTCAGACAAAAGTATACATTCTTTATCAAATGTGGAGAGGAGTCTAGGCTTTTTAGACTATGATGATAGAGCAACATCCAAtgtactaaaaagaaaaatccatgcATGTTTGGTTTGTCTTCATATCACAAGCTAtatgagagagacagagacagagagagagagtttaattTGAAATGAGTCCAAGAACTAAACAAGGGATCTACAATTTGGGATGAGTCCAAAATAGTAGTCATGTCCATGGAACAATGCTTATTAAAAGATTCTCTGCTGCATGATATTTTAtagtttcaaaatcaaatcaggCTTCAAACTATCAATCTGTTGTCATCTGATCCAAAATGTATCAAATTTTAGAGCTTTTGTAAGTTTAGTGAATTCAAATGGCaataaaacaaggaaaaaggaGTTCAGGTTAGCTATCACAGTATGACTAATAGTCTAATATGTTATTGGTGAACTATGATTTCAATTTAATGTAGGAAAtattggtgattttttttttattaacgaTGATTTTTTAGAATCATTTATATTGGAATAATTTTATGCTTTGGAGGTTAAGGATTTTCTATGTAATGCACAAGTCACTATATATAGTGGATTTTCTTGTAAACAAATGGATGCGGgaattttataatttcttcGTCGAAATAGTGGAAACTCTGATTTATCATTCAATCATGAATGTAACCCATCTTAAATGAACCATGTAAATCATTGTATTTCGTTGTGTTCTGTTGCGGTATTGTTAGTTCCAAATATTATGTAACCAATTTGGTTTATTTGTCCAttaataaggtttttttttaatttaaaataaattagatTGTACTCAAATATTATGAATGGGACTGAACCACTATTAGCAAAAACACGGTTGTCGTTTTTATCCGTTTAAAATGGGTTTTGCCGTATGGTGTTATACAACACGGGAAAAAATgggaacaataaaaaaattcatttaaaacAAGTTTTAAACGATGGTTTTAAACACGTATCCAGATTTTAAggataaaatatgaattttaacatatatttcttaaaaaaaaaaaaaccatttatttTGGAGGGAAGACGATAGAGTAACTAGGAAAGATTTTGAGATACGTGTCCACGTGTTGAGATGTGTGCCCAGATCTGTCCGATACCATGTTGGGCATCCTAGCAAAGGGCGGGCCTTGGATTCCCTTAATTCACAAGTACAGGCTAAAAAAAGACAGTACAGGCTACAATCACATCCAACGGACAACCGCATAGGCATGTGGGTCTCATATCTTATTTCATCGCCAGCTCAATGGAATGTTCCAAAGCTGCCGATAAGCTTTGTTATGACTTATGACCCTCATTCCACCCCATCCTCATATTTTGCTAGAAGGGAACAGTTTGGCTCCTAAgtttagaagattttgtggaATTTCAAAATTCCACCAAATGTTCAGATATGAAGTTCGAGTCCACATATTCTGCAGCCACTGTAATATTGCAATGCGCTTTCGGTGGCTGACAACACACATCTAAAGGTAAGGCTCTCAAAAAAGCCTGGTTAACCTAAACCTACCCTAGTCGCCCTTAGCCTAAACAGGGCTTGGGTTGAGATTCCAGCCAATAGGAgttagggttgagaatttcagCCCCAAattgggttgaggtctcaactcAATCTAACCTAACCTAACCCAATCTTGTATATTaagtacataataatataaatatgttaataattatgaataagtacttatagaaaaaggtctATAGAAAATCTTTCGGTTTCCATAATCCACATATATACGAAAACATTGGTCTTTAGCTTGTGCAATGTATCAAGATTAaaccatagttggaaaaccaggATTTGACCTGGAAGACTCGCCCAAGTCTAGGcaaaatttgagattcctgGTTAAGAGTCAGGAAGACTTgccttgtattaaaaaaaaaaaacaagacttGAGACGAGTCAAGATGATTCTACATTGACTCGATTTTTTTGTCGAGTCTTGAAAAACCCACCTAATCTGATCATTATATCAAaaggcacaaaaaaaaaatcaaataaaatcacttaaaatatatatgtgtaataaatatatgaataaatcataaaaatacagaaaaatatgaaaaaggcagaaaaagaaaattacatatcaATAATTCGAGGGTTGCAGACAAGAGTCTTTATCTTGGTTAGAATGTTAGGTTAGGGTTAaggattagaaaatataaattatatcttCCTAAATAGAAAAAACAAGACTCGGCCTGATTGGGTTTAACCAGTCGACTCGCTAGGTTTTTTACCGGATGAATCGGGTcgaaaaacctgattttccaacaatgGATTAAACAACCAAATATAACCAATAgtactttaaaataaaaaaaaaattaaaattaaaattaaaaaaagaaagaagaagaagtaatcAATAGTATTGGATTGGGCTGATCTGTTTAGAATAAGCCCAACCCAATCAGGGTCCATTagcattgggttgggttgggttgggttaagcCCGACAGGTTGGTCCTCAGCTGAGATCTCTCAGCCCAACCTAGGCTGAGCTAGGTtagggttgagttaagagaccttagggttggacTAGGTTTAATCCTATCCCAACCCAGCCCATtgacacctctctctctctctctctctctctctctctctctctaatcatGTTTACGAATGTCTGCAATGGCCAAGACACATGAACCATTGCAACCTCAAAGAACAAATCCTAGATCCGCCATATATTGACCCAATCCGGAATGGAAaggaatcagaatcagaatcaggCTGAGTCGATTAGTAATCGTTCGTAATCGGGCAAATTATCCCCTCTCTCTAGAATCCGTACATGGATTGGCCAACTTGTTGATCcgatttcaatttttcaatcCCCAGTTTGAACTGAATCTTAACACTTAAGCAAGGAACCTTAGGGTCCACTTATCCATAAAATTTTAGCCTGATTTGACCTACCATGTGGTGGATATAACTCATAGTAGTGCATGTAAAGAAGATTCCTTCCCTAATATCAGTGTGAGAAAATCAAGCCCGTGTGATTTTGGCAtatgaaaatgagaaaaaaagaaccCTAATGTTGCCTATGCCCAAACATAGGTGGGTGCCAAAAGATCACAAAACTCCACTGATGATGCATTGAAGATATTCTCACGTGTCCTCTCATTAGCCCTGTTTGTCGGCATAGGCAACACCAGAACGGCGaggttctttctcccattaAAATAATGAGACAGTTTTCTATTCTTGAAAGGCCATTGTGCCACAAACATAGGCATGCACAATGACCACCATACCCCTTATGGGGGTACATATACATAGAGTGTGCAATGATCATTGTGTCTCTCGTGAGGGTGTATCCCTGTGTGTGAGTGCAAGGCCTCTcggagattaaaaaaaaaacaaactatCCCTAGAGTAATATAGATTTaataaaatggaaatcaaaCACATCCATTGTAATTGTCAATAACTGCCTCGTGACAACTTTAAAAGTGCTCATATTTaaaggactttttttttttttaaattaaatcaaTTGATTCAATTTTCAAGTTGGAGGAACTCTTCGGTCTCCCACATTTTGTGTTAGGTTCTAACCACAAGCACCGGAAAACAATTCCATCCCCATAGGGGGCCTAGCTAGATTAGCCACCCAAACTAACGTGCAGAAGAAGAATCTAAGGGAATTGTTGTAATAATGCCTACCCACCCTTATATTGTCATAAATGCCCCTAAATACCCTTTCCTCTCACATGATGAGTTCTAGTGACCTAGCTAGGTCACCTAATCACTTAACTCACATACCATTTTTTTACCTTTATCAAGACATAGACAGTAGAGATTGAGAATTCCATCAAAGAGGATGGCACATAGAGGGAAATGAGCCTTAGGATTTTTCAGCTCTCCACTACATTgacaatagaaaaagaaaggggaaagtccttttcttttttggattgaGATTCCCTTCGTCCTTCACCATGGGCATCTAAATTGTAAAATTGCCAAGTGAGAAGGTAGTTTTGACTTCATAAAAAGGGTTAGGAACGAATGATGACTTAAGAGTATGAGGTCAATTGATTCTGAGTAGCTTTATCGAGATCAGAAGTGAATTGTGCAAAGGCTTCTAACTCTGCAAATTGAGCTAGTTCCAATTTTAATTTGCCAGCTACTTGTTTCATGGCTTTAATTTGAGCTGTAGATCCTACTCTTGGAAACGGAAATACCCACATTAATAGCAGGCCAGATTCTAGCATTGAATAGATCAGCGGATAAGAATATTTGTCCATCGGTAATGGAAATTACATTAGTAGGAGGTCACTTCATCAATGGAGAAGGAATCTTAATTCTCTGCAGGTGAAGGAAACTGTcaccaccccttttttttttcctttcgaaAGTAGGAATACTAGACATACAAAAGCTTTGACACATACATTGTTTGTCTTTTATATAGTTACTAGAAAAATGAGATGTCTAAAGTGTTAGAAAATTTACAATGCGAAATGAACATTATTAATGGTTAATAGCAACCATATGATGTACCTGGATGAGTCCTCATGAAAAGGATTTGCACTTATCTCAAGGGGTAAAGTTTCAACCTAATTTCTAATCTAGTAATTCTAGAGTGTTTCTCTATATATACAAGCATAAATATTTGCTGCGTGGCTGATTGGATAGAACTGAAATTTATAAAAAAGGTGGATCcaaatatagaaaaagaaacatTTCAAAACGAATGGTTGAAAATACATGGAAGATATATAATTGatattaaaaattgaataataTATGATTATTAAAAATAGGAGGGTATATAGTCGAATCTAAGTccgaaatttgacatatgaccAGACTAGAGGTTAAAATTGTCATGTTAACTTTTCATGTGGTAAAACAATGTTTGTCTAGAAGATCCTCTCTCCTAGTCAAGCAATATTAGTCCCTTGGCTTGTGGTCTGCTCTCCAATACCCTTAAATGGTGGTTGGGTTCATTGGCAAACCGCCCTCATGAGATCAAGCCAAACCTGCACTCTAAAGATGGACTTGCCCTATACAAGTCAACCATCCTAAGACCTGTGACCAAAAGTTTTAAACTTAATTATataaactaacaactaataaaTGACCTTATCACATGTGTACCTTTTATTCTTAAGAACATTGTTTCCACTATACCTTCTTAGACATTCATTATGCATGAGGATGAGGAGCATATTCACAATGATATTTTCATCACAAAATAAGCATTCATAGAATTAATCATTCCTCGCTTGATCAATATCAATTTGTCTACAAATAACATgatattaccatttttttttttggtaaaaatgatATTACCATTTAGCTATCATAGAAATCTATGGACGTAGGTTGTGAAGAATAAAAGTGAAACATTGGAAGAAACCAATAACTCAAGTACGTATTTGACTGCGAAGTATCATGCATTTATACCATTTATAATTAAATGATAATGATTATATTGTATTTGCTAGCCTCTTGATACTCTTTATTCTCcttccacttttctttttttattattattattttaggggAGAATTTTAGTCCGGAAACAAGTTTTTCATTTCGAGGGGACCTGTGTCTAGGCACAGGAGCCATGCTCCGAGACAAGCTCCTTTTTCCCTATTATTTTTTTGGCGATGGTGAGCAATCAAGTAATAGATTCACCTGTATTCCATTACTCATGATAAAAGATGATACATAAAATCCTGAATTGGACTCTCATATATACGACTCTTCAACAACCAATTCTAACCCCAAAGGAATAGAGTCAAAATGATAAAACCTTTCTTCATCTACTTGTATTGAGAGATGAGATCAGATCCTTCCCAAAGAATTTTTAATGCTTAGACAAATTTTTGGATCACTGGAAACCCTTATCAAATTTTCATCTACATAACTTCTTTAAAGGGAAAGCCAGTATAGCTACTACAATGAGTTAAAAAAATGTCAATTGAAGGTAAGAGGGATTTAGGAGAGTGGTGAATTTAGCGGGTTAAGGAGATCATTCAAAGGCATGTACTCATAAAACTAAATTATTGTTCCCACAAAAACATTCTCCCAACAATACAGCCCAAAAAAACCAACCCTATTTAACACTTTATTTTGAGACAAGtcaaataatattagaaaaaagaGGATGGAGACTGTAAAAGGGGAAAATCCCAaatacctgaaaaaaaaaaaatacaagcaaGCAAGTTATCTACCAAGATTAGCTAACCCTCTTCTATGAATTTAACTAAATTCTATGAAACATTTAGTTCCTTTCGATGTGTATCTCTATTTTGCAAATGCTTCCAAATTCTCAAAGAATAGACTGTAAAAAGCATAGAAAATCAGTACGAAATACAGATTCAAGTTTTGCAAGTTTCTAACATATATCTCTAGTGAAAAATCTGAAGGctcatttcatttttctttaaaagaGACCTGGGTTGTGCTTCCATCTCTATGGTGAAACAAAATCCACCGAGTTAGAGTGAGTCAACAGTTGCTCCTGGTGATGTGAGAATAAAGTCGAAGTTTTATTTAAGCCAATGTTCACAAGACAAGTtaagagagagatgatggaagACCATTTGGGCTTGGATCATACATAAaagttgatttaaaaaaaaaaaaaaaaggtaacaaAGGTGCAGCAATGAGCAAGAAGAACAATGAAACCAACCCTGAAGATGCTTTAAATGGATGGACAGATATAGTGAATGGACAGAGAAGCAATGACAATACTGAAGAATGAAAACCCTAGCAGATGCTTAGGCAGGAAATTTCAGCATCTAGAAACTAGGTTGTTAAGTCTGCAAGAAACTTGTGAAGTTTGATTATGTTAATACCTATGTTTCAGCGTTGAGTTTTGccaacaaaaatcaaaatacaagaCTACCAAATGACTACAAACTACATACAGATCATGTAAATTAAACACCAGTAGTATTCTGATCAAGATATAAGGAGAAAAAATGAGACAAATGTAAATCAGCAAAAAAAGATGTGATAACAGCACATACAATAAAGTGCACACACTGTAATAGAGAACGCAAAGACGGAGCAAGTTCTAtgtttttacaataaaaacaCAATCGAAAAGATGCCACAtcaattaattatatataatatgatAAAACTAGAGCAAATATCCAACATTACTACcttaatggaagaaaaaaatatatatagccTGTTCCAAACCTCCCAAACAAAATCATTCATCAACAATGAACTGACaatcaaaaattacaaaagaaggaaagaaaagaaaacagaaaaagttgaaagaaaaagaaaaaaaaaataaagaaccaGAGATGAACCAACAGCAACTGATTCTCAGACCCATGCATTATCTAttgaagggaaaagagaagaaactcaGTGCGACAGCTAACCCAAATATCACTTACACTCAACACCAGCTTCCGCAGCCCTACGTGGCTTGCTTTTACGCCTATTCCCATTCTGTCGAAAACCATTCGACTTGACCAAGTTAGCTGTGCTTGATTTGGTTGCAGTGCTATTCTCTTCCTTGACAGAATCTTTATTCTCTTTTGCTTGTGAgtacctcttcctcttctttccattatcTGCCACTGATGGACCCTTTATCTCTTTGTTAGAAGTAACTGGTTTAGTATCCAGCccatcttcctcttcaatcTTCTCAGCCTCTTCTTCATCAATCTCATCCTTCAATGGCTTCTGTGGCCTCCCCCTTCTCTTGTATGCAGGAAGTGATTCCTCCCCACCACTCCCAGGATCCTCATGACTCGTAACAACAGTCAGCTTCTTACCCTTTCCTCTGCCTCTACCCATAATCCTCAAATGTCCAGAAGAAAAGCTTAAGCAATTAAAGATGATTtctgcaacaacaacaaaaaaaaaaaattcggtcCCAAACACCCGAatataaacaattaaaaaaaatcatatttcaaCAACAGTCCACAGATTCACCGTTTCATAAGTGCCAATAAAACTGGTGGGAGATATAGGATCATATCCATATCCTGCAGCAGAAATTAGGACTTtggaatgaaaagaagaaaggggaagggttGGGGTGGGGAAGCAATCAGTTGGAATTGAAAAATCCCTTGTTCAGGGAATCAATAAAGAAAATTCATCCTTAAGGAACAAAACAATATCCTCAGAACTATCTAAATGAACTAAACCCAAAGGGTTCCCAAAATGAGACATCGAAGCTTCAttgtaaagggaaaaaaagatacATATTTGCTGTCCTTTATCTGAACAGATTGAGAAATAAAGCGATAAAATAGTTGGGATTGGAAAGTATGCATAATCTAAGCGTTTCCCAGAAACATCTCCGATCCTCAACAAAAGGGCAATAGGAATACCAGAAGAAGATGGGAAGTAAGTAGAAGAAACAACAAACAATATCGGAGTCAAGTAGAAGAAACGAATCTTTGCAAAACTATCTTCTAACGCCCACTTGAATCGAAGTGCATACCAAAGCAGATGATAAAGATATTaacaaaatcaacaaaaattaTAACAAATCCATCAAACTTCACTTCCAAAATGCTTCCataaagggggaaaaatcaTTGAACAAAATAAACCCAGGAACCGGACTTCTCATCGGACCCAAAGCAATTAGCTTTGAGAAACCCAAATATAAACCATCAACGAAAGAAGAAGGGCACAAATAGAAACAAAACATCTTCAGGAATTTAAGAATGAGCTTGAACTGAGAAATGAAACTGACCTTATATGATACTGCGCTTCTCCCATCTCCCGCATAAAACCCAGTCTTTCCGATGCTAAaggaagcaacctcccaatagCCCAGAGGTGTATATTGATATCTGTTAAGAGTTGAAGCAGAGAAGTAAAGATTTAATGGAGAAACGTATGATCTAGGGAAAGGGCAATGAAAACCCAGATCAGACAAACAGAAAACTTTTCAGATATATACTTTAGAGACGAAGAGATTGCTCCCTGCCATCTGAGCCTCAAGAGCTGCTACCCAGATAGCAAGGAAACAACAAAAGAGAAGACTGAATGAAGGAATGAAGAGAAGCGAGgagaaaacaagagagagagagagagagagagagagagagagagaggcgattaGATATTTGTTGATTGGCTTCTCTAATCTCTATAGCAAATAAAGGGgaaaatgaataataatttttctcaacctaagaaaaaaagaaaaaaaaaatcctagtaAAAGCATAACGAAAAAAT
It encodes the following:
- the LOC122069606 gene encoding uncharacterized protein LOC122069606, translating into MGRGRGKGKKLTVVTSHEDPGSGGEESLPAYKRRGRPQKPLKDEIDEEEAEKIEEEDGLDTKPVTSNKEIKGPSVADNGKKRKRYSQAKENKDSVKEENSTATKSSTANLVKSNGFRQNGNRRKSKPRRAAEAGVECK